From a region of the Coprococcus comes ATCC 27758 genome:
- a CDS encoding DNA topoisomerase, producing the protein MERAGNEELTEDTEKKGLGTPATRAAIIEKLIQSGFVKREKKNLVPTDDGNVLITVLPDEIKSPKMTAEWEMALNHIAQNTETADEFLNGITELMQELVARYQGISEEKKEQFQGKAKGEVIGKCPRCGADVREGKVNFYCSDRNCAFTLWKNDKFLASQGKKMDKVAAKKFLSKEKIHYKDLVSRKTGRQYEATVEMVDPGEGNVQFNLSFPQR; encoded by the coding sequence ATGGAACGTGCAGGAAATGAAGAACTGACCGAAGATACAGAGAAGAAAGGACTTGGTACTCCGGCAACAAGGGCAGCAATCATTGAAAAACTGATTCAGTCTGGCTTTGTGAAAAGAGAAAAGAAAAATCTGGTACCGACAGATGATGGCAATGTACTGATTACGGTTCTGCCGGATGAGATTAAATCTCCGAAGATGACAGCAGAGTGGGAAATGGCATTGAATCACATTGCCCAGAATACAGAGACAGCAGATGAATTCCTAAACGGAATTACAGAGCTTATGCAGGAACTGGTTGCCAGATATCAGGGGATTTCAGAAGAAAAGAAAGAGCAGTTTCAGGGAAAAGCAAAAGGAGAAGTCATTGGCAAATGTCCCCGCTGTGGAGCAGATGTCCGGGAAGGAAAAGTAAACTTTTACTGTTCTGACCGGAATTGTGCTTTTACCTTGTGGAAGAATGATAAATTCCTTGCAAGCCAGGGAAAAAAGATGGATAAGGTGGCAGCAAAGAAGTTCCTGTCTAAAGAAAAAATTCATTATAAGGATCTGGTATCCAGAAAAACAGGGAGACAGTATGAAGCAACTGTGGAAATGGTTGATCCCGGCGAGGGAAATGTGCAGTTCAATCTGAGTTTCCCGCAACGATAA
- a CDS encoding CHC2 zinc finger domain-containing protein: MNVFEVVKENVTARQAAEAYGLKVGRTGMACCPFHSDKSPSMKLDERYYCFGCGATGDAVDLTAKLFGIGLREAAVKLAEDFGLNYDSRQKPSIRPRIREPTPEQKYQKEENHCYKVLTDYFHLLREWEKKYAPKQPDEEWNPLFAEALYKKNYIEYLLDILLYGSLEERKALVAEQRKEVLKLEQRIAELSADRTMHSRRNPKQLRAERER, translated from the coding sequence ATGAATGTATTTGAAGTTGTAAAAGAAAATGTTACTGCCCGACAAGCCGCAGAAGCCTATGGCTTGAAAGTGGGTCGCACTGGTATGGCGTGCTGTCCGTTTCACTCGGATAAGTCCCCCAGTATGAAGCTGGATGAACGCTATTACTGTTTTGGCTGCGGAGCAACTGGAGACGCTGTTGATCTGACAGCGAAGCTATTCGGTATCGGGCTGAGGGAAGCTGCTGTCAAACTTGCTGAAGATTTTGGTCTTAACTATGACAGCCGACAAAAGCCCAGTATTCGCCCTCGTATTCGTGAGCCGACACCGGAACAGAAGTATCAAAAAGAAGAAAATCATTGCTACAAGGTGCTGACGGATTATTTTCATCTTCTTAGAGAATGGGAAAAGAAATACGCTCCTAAACAGCCGGATGAGGAATGGAATCCCCTGTTTGCAGAAGCACTGTATAAGAAGAACTATATCGAATATCTACTTGATATTCTTCTGTATGGTTCATTGGAGGAACGAAAAGCACTTGTGGCAGAACAGAGAAAGGAGGTGTTAAAACTTGAACAGCGAATTGCAGAACTGTCAGCAGACAGAACCATGCACAGTAGAAGAAATCCGAAACAGCTTAGAGCAGAGCGAGAAAGGTAA
- a CDS encoding DUF6560 family protein, with the protein MNDFLRMCFNIITQIGPYLVVLLLLKYLVNLQQKRAKEREEEQKKGIIRTHYTIKTEKFLVVAFIVGTIFFACCTAMSLREKEDMFVICIFGIFFLVGISGIVNMVMWKLEVNGDEITWRSTFGRKRTFHFEDITYCERKKGSMRVYVNGEKLFTIDSNIDKEEFMEDIERRRIPVKSYWANQHKKNRK; encoded by the coding sequence ATGAATGATTTTTTACGAATGTGTTTTAATATAATTACACAAATAGGTCCCTATTTAGTTGTACTTCTTCTTTTGAAATATCTTGTAAATCTTCAACAAAAGAGAGCTAAAGAACGAGAGGAAGAACAGAAAAAGGGAATAATTAGAACGCATTATACAATAAAAACAGAGAAATTCCTTGTCGTGGCATTTATCGTAGGTACAATATTTTTTGCTTGTTGTACGGCTATGAGTCTTAGGGAAAAAGAAGATATGTTTGTCATTTGTATATTTGGAATATTTTTTTTAGTAGGCATAAGCGGAATAGTCAATATGGTAATGTGGAAACTGGAAGTGAACGGAGATGAAATCACATGGCGTTCAACTTTTGGCAGAAAGAGAACTTTTCACTTTGAAGACATTACCTATTGCGAGAGAAAGAAAGGTTCTATGCGTGTATATGTAAATGGAGAAAAATTATTTACCATTGATAGTAATATTGACAAAGAAGAATTTATGGAGGATATAGAGAGAAGAAGAATCCCTGTAAAATCTTACTGGGCAAATCAGCATAAGAAAAATCGTAAATGA
- a CDS encoding virulence-associated E family protein, with the protein MNSELQNCQQTEPCTVEEIRNSLEQSEKGKVYNTAANYKRVLQYDPLLKGAIRKNLLTERIDIVKPLGWYRDSPTLTDVDVKYLLLYFEENYGLTVEKKIIDAVAVIANENRYHPVCDFLNALQWDGTERIRFCLHRFLGSDTDDYTYEALKLFLLGAISRAFKPGCKFEVMLCLVGGQGAGKSSFFRLLAVNDDWFSDDLKKLDDENVYRKMQGHWIIEMSEMIATANAKSIEEIKSFLSRQKETYKIPYETHPADRKRQCVFGGSSNTLDFLPLDRTGNRRFVPVMVYPERAEVHILADEQASREYINQMWAEAMEIYRSGNFRLRFSPAMNAYLKAHQKDFMPEDTKAGQILDYLERYSGSIVCSKQLYKEALGHDYDEPKQWELREINDIMNNAVTGWRAFSNPRYFPEPYRRQKGWERIRNDNEPDNSMDGFQEIPTEEMEQLGLPEEWLKQK; encoded by the coding sequence TTGAACAGCGAATTGCAGAACTGTCAGCAGACAGAACCATGCACAGTAGAAGAAATCCGAAACAGCTTAGAGCAGAGCGAGAAAGGTAAGGTTTATAATACTGCCGCAAATTATAAGCGTGTTCTGCAATATGACCCACTTTTGAAAGGGGCTATCCGAAAAAATCTTCTGACCGAAAGAATCGACATTGTGAAGCCCCTCGGTTGGTATCGTGACAGCCCGACATTGACGGATGTGGATGTGAAATATCTGCTCCTATATTTTGAAGAAAACTATGGATTGACCGTAGAGAAGAAAATCATAGACGCAGTTGCGGTTATTGCCAATGAAAATCGTTACCACCCTGTCTGTGATTTTCTCAATGCCTTGCAATGGGACGGAACAGAACGCATACGCTTCTGTCTGCACCGCTTTCTCGGTTCTGATACAGATGATTACACCTATGAAGCATTGAAGTTGTTTCTGCTGGGTGCTATCTCACGAGCTTTTAAGCCGGGGTGCAAATTTGAGGTTATGCTCTGTCTTGTGGGCGGTCAGGGAGCCGGAAAGTCCTCTTTCTTCCGTTTGCTTGCGGTCAATGATGACTGGTTCTCTGATGACTTGAAAAAGCTGGATGATGAAAATGTGTACCGCAAAATGCAGGGGCATTGGATTATTGAAATGTCGGAAATGATTGCAACCGCCAACGCTAAGAGCATTGAAGAAATCAAGTCCTTTCTGAGCCGCCAAAAGGAAACCTATAAGATACCCTATGAAACACATCCGGCAGACAGAAAAAGACAATGTGTGTTTGGTGGTTCTTCTAATACCCTTGACTTTCTTCCCCTTGACCGAACAGGCAACCGCCGCTTCGTTCCGGTTATGGTCTATCCTGAAAGGGCTGAGGTTCATATTTTGGCAGATGAACAGGCTTCCAGAGAGTATATCAATCAGATGTGGGCAGAAGCTATGGAGATTTACAGAAGTGGCAATTTCCGTCTGAGATTCAGTCCGGCTATGAACGCTTATCTGAAAGCCCACCAAAAGGACTTTATGCCGGAGGACACAAAGGCAGGACAGATTTTAGACTATTTGGAACGCTATTCCGGCAGCATAGTCTGCTCTAAGCAGCTTTACAAGGAAGCACTGGGGCATGATTATGACGAACCGAAACAATGGGAGCTGCGAGAGATCAACGACATTATGAATAACGCTGTCACAGGCTGGAGGGCGTTCAGCAATCCGAGGTATTTTCCAGAGCCTTACCGCCGACAAAAGGGCTGGGAGCGTATCAGGAATGACAACGAGCCTGACAACAGCATGGATGGTTTTCAAGAAATCCCGACAGAGGAAATGGAACAGTTAGGACTTCCGGAAGAATGGTTGAAGCAAAAATAA